The genomic stretch CTGTGACTGACTGTTAGTTGGATGGAGAGATAGCTGTTCTGTGACTGACTGTTAGTTGGATGGAGAGATAGCTGGTTCTGTGACTGACTGTTAGTTGGATGGAGAGATAGCTGGTTCTGTGACTGACTGTTAGTTGGATGGAGAGATAGCTGGTTCTGTGACTGACTGTTAGTTGGATGGAGAGATAGCTGGTTCTGTGACTGACTGTTAGTTGGATGGAGAGATAGCTGTTCTGTGACTGACTGTTAGTTGGATGGAGAGATAGCTGGTTCTGTGACTGACTACTGATGATCAACGTGTGTACCAACCAGAGCCAGGTATGCCCCGAATCCCGTGGCGATGGTGTCGGCCTCGTAGGCAATGCCGATCTTGTCCACATAGCCCAGGAACCTGTCATAATAAATACAATTCAGTGCTACACATTCACATCATCAGGCTACAAACCGAGGTCAAACGTTACTCTAAAACCTAACAAGTCATATGATAAAAATAATACTGTACATAACCACCCCCCTCTTCCCAACCCGTAAAAGAGAAAGTTTGTGTGCCCGGTGACATGGTCGCTACATTTCATATCAACTAACCAAAGGGCAGGAAGCGCTCTATGTGATAATTATTTGTAATGTGTAATGTGTAATGTGtgatgtgtaatggagtaagccaGAGTTATACAcaacctttctcctggcacctgagagaataacaagcattgaaataaacaagcgacCTTCACCCTCATTCTTCTttcatttaagactccccataTTTCTAttataaattgttgtacttgtgGTCaagtcatttttttttctaaaacgtaATTTTACTGGTGTGAACTAGCTTATATGATTCTTCTTTTGTCATAAGCAATAAATGAATCCCCACCAACACGTGCTGGTCTAGCTCCATAAATGGAGAAAACGGGATACGCTACTTACTGATCCAAACTTGACATCGTTGTGACCTTGACCTGTATCCATTCATCCAGGTATCCAGTCCCAACTATACCCCACACATGTACAAACTCGATAATaccaaagaaacacacaaacttaagattatatatataatatatatctgtgtctgtctgtctgtgtgtgtgtgtgtgtgtgtgtgtgtgcgtgtgtgtatgcgccatgcacggccaaagttctcgatggatctgcttcaaatttggtgtccatattcagatacaccccggaTAAAAtttggtcgatgagatatttcaatacgtgctctcagcgcgcagcgcaaaccgattttggttttttgggggggatcaactacggcataactctttcttatcttctccatgttttcagcgtttacctcccttccttcgtatggtgcactatagtatgagggggcatcttcggatattcccggcgttctgttactatttttagaaggtcaccgcagtgtccagaacgtaaattggacccgtaaattatcctcactgtaaaagtgcaaaggtcgaatcaatttattgccacgcgaaaaatacactgtcatctatctctctatatatacggcttctccgtgtttgtgtgtgtgtgtgtgtgtgtgtgtgtgtgtgtgtgtgtgtgtgtgtgtgtgtgtgtgtgtgtgtgtgtgtgtgtgtgtgtgtgtgtctctctatgtgggcaacacctgtggattgttcagttctgtttgtgatgtggtctggcggcttttgtgtatttgtatgtactggccttcctttgagaagccataacagttcaaaagggcttagagataagctctaaattgctcaatcctgtatgagtggagttcgcctccaaaggtgattaacacggttacattcgtagacaaggatgggactcaatatggtcaggaatggcattatggccactgaatcattttcgtgctgttcccattccacgaatctgggagggacctaagcttggcgggtccattgttcggatccggcaaagccggcgtacggctctaagtacttcttcccggcgaagcgggtattcatctagtataatatatatatataagaaagAATgccgaacacacaaacaccacacaaacttgagaattttgtttgtttgtttgcttaacgcccagccgaccacgaagggccatatcagggcggtgctgctttgacatataacgtgcgccacacacaagacagaagtcgcagcacaggcttcatgtctcacccagtcacattattctgacacaggaccaaccagtcctagcactaaccccataatgccagacgccaggcggagcagccactagattgccaattttaaagtcttaggtatgacccggccggggttcgaacccacgacctcccgatcacggggcggacgccttaccactaggccaaccgtgccggtcaaacTTGAGAATgccaaacacacaaacttgataatgtcacacacacaaaaaacacacaaacttgatgtcacacacacaaacaccacacaaacTTGAGAATGCCAAACTGACAGACTGTGACATCCCAGCACTCAAGCAACAAAAGACAGGGGGGACAACTCACGGCTTCTCTTGGTGAATGCCACCGACGAGGTAGGTGTTCCACAGGGGGTTGAACTGGGAGCGACGGTTGTACATGACGCGTGTCAGCCACGAGTGTAGACCGGGGGGCGTGTAGCTGAAGCCATCGTTCAGACACTCCTCCTCTACCCTGTGTACagtgacaacaacaaacagtcaATGTTGTACATGACGCGTGTCAGCCACGAGTGTAGACCCGGGGGCGTGTAGCTGAAGCCATCGTTCAGACACTCCTCCTCTACCCTGTGTACagtgacaacaacaaacagtcaATGTTGTACATGACGCGTGTCAGCCACCAGTGTAGACCGGGGGGCGTGTAGCTGAAGCCATCGTTCAGACACTCCTCCTCTACCCTGTgaacagtgacaacaacaaacagtcaATGTTGTACATGACGCGTGTCAGCCACCAGTGTAGACCGGGGGGCGTGTAGCTGAAGCCATCGTTCAGACACTCCTCCTCCACCCTGTGTACAGTGACAACAACTAAGTAATAATGTGAacctaaacttggccaaaaacttattgcaacaatttttgcacgctaagaaaagcattaaaacgcaatttATTTTAGTTGAACGTTATATGCcccaaaaggtaattatgtcagctgtacatatcatttgtccgattgatggtactttgtataggcatctagtgacagcctgtcaaacaaggtcacccctaaaatcgacctaacaaaaaccatagccccgtattttataatctgcaaaaaatcagaatatgcacaaaccaaacacttgtgacaaccattggaaaggccattcaatttcctgtacagaacattttgttttctgcacctgacttctctagtctttatgtagccttttgtcaaaggcggtaggtgtcaaccgttatAGAGGcccaaaaaggcacgttttgcggccatttttgagggggtcctccacctaaagagccatatctgctcaagttctaaatgatttgctttggaaaGTTCAGAAGTTATGACGAATAGGCTGACCAAAAAGTGTGTTGCGTTTTGCGAATGTGTATACTTAGCGTGTCGTATTATGTACATTTTCCGtaagaactaaacaaatattcatattaattcataatttttggttaaaaaaatcgtgactttgcatgctaagcaaaaaatggatgaggcaataggtgccaaagtttgaggcagatcagagtgctggtttacatttgctggagatgggaacacgCATGAAAAATTATCGATCACCGTCCGTGGTACCGAGAACACTACCACCAGTGGAGACTAACAGTCCGGGGCCTGTGCTTACTATCCTGTTCCGGCGCGCTGTGCTCGGTGAGTTGCGCTTTTGTGACCCGCAGCGAAGGAAGCACAGGCCAAGGTCAGTTTATCTCCACAGCTACTGTACGCATTACCAAGGACGGTGATCGATACATTTTCTTGCGCGTTCCCATCTctagcaaatgtaaaccagcggTGACATGCACAGGAGCTTCATTTTTGTTTCAGTAGAACATGGCGATGATTTTGGTGACAACAGAAGTTtctgcatctgcagtgtttatatcaatatatggctttaaaactcgaTAGTAAAACCAAAACTTTttcatttgaccagaattttcactggcgATCCCTGCACTGATAACAATAACATGAACCTATGTGTACAGTGTCCATATTCAGCCCATCGACCTGCACGCTTCTATCAATACGTGTAATGATCAGTTCCATtcagctctctttctctctatctcttcctttctctctctctctttctttcgttatctggtgtttaacgtcgttttcatccgttcaaggttatatcgcgacggggaaagggggttctctctctctctgagtctgaccTAACGTTATAATCCTTGTGTAATAACATTTTCGAgtttgctctctttctctctctcaaggagTTGTGTGAAAAGAGATTGTGCCTTCAACATTAGTTTAtctttaaacaagaagagcaaacgctcgatcgagtcactttcgcagttctgaatattatatgaggcatcagatggacaggaagaaattgctattcacaacacaatgagtcacgttcacataaaatttgagcccggtcacttttatagtttccgagaaaagcccaacgttaagttgtgtgttgccgaacagaaaaggctagttatctcccttgtttttctgataacgttcgtaaaaggctacagatgtaaatactttgatgtaaagaataatcctacaaagtttcaatcacatccgatgaactttgtcaaagatataaaatgtctaatttttcctttgacgctgacctgtgaccttgaaaaaggtcaaaggtcaacgaaaccatcgttaaagtgtagaggtcattggaggtcacgactaaacaaaatatgagcccgatcgctttgatagtttccgagaaaagtccaacgttaaggtggtgtctacggacggccggccggacagactaacactgaccgattacatagagtcactttttctcaagtgactcaaaaataaagTAATAAATAAAGTGTGTTCGtttattctctctttctcacactctctctgttagtgttactgtttgtattatttcaacttcttcttcttcttctgcgttcgtgggctgaaactcccacgtacactcgtgtttttgcacgagtggaattgtacgtgtatgcccgtttttaccccaccatttaggcagccatacgccgctttcggaggaagcatgctggatatttttgtgtttctataacccaccgaactctgacatggattacaggatcttttccgtgcgcacttggtcttgtgcttgcgtgtacacacgaagggggttaagtcactagcaggtctgcacataagttgacctgggagatcggaaaaatctccacacttaacccaccaggcggccgcggccgggattcgaaccctcgaccttccgaatAAGAGGCTGACGTCTtcccaccccgccacagcgcccgtctgtaTTATCAACGATATCTcttgttcgtttgtttaatTATTTTCAAATATTTTGCCCCCCGTATTACCTGTATGTACTTGATTTGACAACTAAGAATGaatacatcacacacacacacattgtttgttagttgttcTTTTTTGGTTATTGAAAGTTTTTTTGCCGGTTAAAAGCAAGCTGACAACCAACAGGCAGCGGAAGGGTAAAAAACGGTTCTCTCACTACGTCACTCAGGGTCAATGCTGTCAACTCAAGCTGTCTCTCTTATTACTGTCAATAGGCAGTGAACTCAAgctgtctctctcttattacTGTCAATAGGCAGTGAACTCAAGCTGTCTCTCTTATTACTGTCAATAGGCAGTGAACTCAAgctgtctctctcttattacTGTCAATAGGCAGTGAACTCAAGctctctctcttattactgTCAATAGGCAGTGAACTCAAGCTGTCTCTCTTATTACTGTCAATAGGCAGTGAACTCAAGCTGTCTCTCTTATTACTGTCAATAGGCAGTGAACTCAAgctgtctctctcttattacTGTCAATAGGCAGTGAACTCAAGctctctctcttattactgTCAATAGGCAGTGAACTCAAGCTGTCTCTCTTATTACTGTCAATAGGCAGTGAACTCAAGCTGTCTCTCTTATTACTGTCAATAGGCAGTGAACTCAAGCTCTCTTATTAGTGTCAATAGGCAGTGAACTCAAGctctctctcttattactgTCAATAGGCAGTGAACTCAAgctgtctctctcttattacTGTCAATAGGCAGTGAACTCAAGCTGTCTCTCTTATTACTGTCAATAGGCAGTGAactcaagctctctctctcttattactgTCAATAGGCAGTGAACTCAAGCTGTCTCTCTTATTACTGTCAATAGGCAGTGAACTCAAGCTGTCTCTCTTATTACTGTCAATAGGCAGTGAACTCAAgctgtctctctcttattacTGTCAATAGGCAGTGAACTCAAGCTGTCTCTCTTATTACTGTCAATAGGCAGTGAACTCAAGCTGTCTCTCTTATTACTGTCAATAGGCAGTGAACTCAAGCTGTCTCTCTTATTACTGTCAATAGGCAGTGAACTCAAGCTGTCTCTCTTATTACTGTCAATAGGCAGTGAactcaagctctctctctcttattactgTCAATAGGCAGTGAACTCAAgctgtctctctcttattacTGTCAATAGGCAGTGAACTCAAgctgtctctctcttattacTGTCAATAGGCAGTGAACTCAAGCTGTCTCTCTTATTACTGTCAATAGGCAGTGAACTCAAgctgtctctctcttattacTGTCAATAGGCAGTGAACTCAAGCTGTCTCTCTTATTACTGTCAATAGGCAGTGAACTCAAGCTGTCTCTCTTATTACTGTCAATAGGCAGTGAACTCAAgctgtctctctcttattacTGTCAATAGGCAGTGAACTCAAGCTGTCTCTCTTATTACTGTCAATAGGCAGTGAACTCAAgctgtctctctcttattacTGTCAATAGGCAGTGAACTCAAGctctctctcttattactgTCAATAGGCAGTGAACTCAAGCTGTCTCTCTTATTACTGTCAATAGGCAGTGAACTCAAGCTGTCTCTCTTATTACTGTCAATAGGCAGTGAactcaagctctctctctcttattactgTCAATAGGCAGTGAACTCAAgctgtctctctcttattacTGTCAATAGGCAGTGAACTCAAGCTGTCTCTCTTATTACTGTCAATAGGCAGTGAACTCAAGCTGTCTCTCTTATTACTGTCAATAGGCAGTGAACTCAAgctgtctctctcttattacTGTCAATAGGCAGTGAactcaagctctctctctcttattactgTCAATAGGCAGTGAACTCAAGctctctctcttattactgTCAATAGGCAGTGAACTCAAGctctctctcttattactgTCAATAGGCAGTGAACTCAAGCTGTCTCTCTTATTACTGTCAATAGGCAGTGAACTCAAGctctctctcttattactgTCAATAGGCAGTGAACTCAAGctctctctcttattactgTCAATAGGCAGTGAactcaagctctctctctcttattactgTCAATAGGCAGTGAACTCAAGctctctctcttattactgTCAATAGGCAGTGAACTCAAGCTCTCTCTTATTACTGTCAATAGGCAGTGAactcaagctctctctctcttattactgTCAATAGGCAGTGAactcaagctctctctctcttattactgTCAATAGGCAGTGAactcaagctctctctctcttattactgTCAATAGGCAGTGAACTCAAGctctctctcttattactgTCAATAGGCAGTGAACTCAAGCTGTCTCTCTTATTACTGTCAATAGGCAGTGAactcaagctctctctctcttattactgTCAATAGGCAGTGAACTCAAGctctctctcttattactgTCAATAGGCAGTGAACTCAAGctctctctcttattactgTCAATAGGCAGTGAACTCAAGCTCTCTCTTATTACTGTCAATAGGCAGTGAACTCAAGctctctctcttattactgTCAATAGGCAGTGAACTCAAGctctctctcttattactgTCAATAGGCAGTGAACTCAAGctctctctcttattactgTCAATAGGCAGTGAACTCAAGCTGTCTCTCTTATTACTGTCAATAGGCAGTGAACTCAAgctgtctctctcttattacTGTCAATAGGCAGTGAACTCAAGctctctctcttattactgTCAATAGGCAGTGAACTCAAGctctctctcttattactgTCAATAGGCAGTGAACTCAAGctctctctcttattactgTCAATAGGCAGTGAACTCAAGCTGTCTCTTATTACTGTCAATAGGCAGTGAACTCAAgctgtctctctcttattacTGTCAATAGGCAGTGAACTCAAGCTGTCTCTTATTACTGTCAATAGGCAGTGAACTCAAGCTGTCTCTCTTATTACTGTCAATAGGCAGTGAACTCAAGCTGTCTCTCTTATTACTGTCAATAGGCAGTGAACTCAAGctctctctcttattactgTCAATAGGCAGTGAACTCAAGCTGTCTCTCTTATTACTGTCAATAGGCAGTGAACTCAAGCTGTCTCTCTTATTACTGTCAATAGGCAGTGAACTCAAGctctctctcttattactgTCAATAGGCAGTGAACTCAAGCTGTCTCTCTTATTACTGTCAATAGGCAGTGAACTCAAgctgtctctctcttattacTGTCAATAGGCAGTGAACTCAAgctgtctctctcttattacTGTCAATAGGCAGTGAACTCAAGctctctctcttattactgTCAATAGGCAGTGAACTCAAGctctctctcttattactgTCAATAGGCAGTGAACTCAAGCTGTCTCTCTTATTACTGTCAATAGGCAGTGAACTCAAGCTGTCTCTCTTATTACTGTCAATAGGCAGTGAACTCAAGctctctctcttattactgTCAATAGGCAGTGAACTCAAGCTGTCTCTTTATTACTGTCAATAGGCAGTGAACTCAAGCTGTCTCTCTTATTACTGTCAATAGGCAGTGAACTCAAGCTGTCTCTCTTATTAGTGTAAATAGGCAGCTCTTTGTCTTCCGTTTGTATGTTTGTCGTTCCAAGGACTGACTGTAAAATGTAAGATAAGGcccagccttaaatctttatccttgtaaaataaagtctTGGTGAATcaagtctcagtctctctttctcacacacccaacccaccacacacacactgtcagctTACACTCGTTGATTGATGATGTTGGAGAGGAACTGGAAGTCGGCGTAGTCACCGCTGCAGCCCAGGATGGTCTTGTCGTTGATCTTCTGAAGACGGGGACAGTTGCGGTAGCGAGCCAGTGAACCATACGATCCCAACATGTCCGCTGCCATGACAACGCCATCCTTATACTTGACAGCGAGCACTGACGTCGTGGTCACAGATGGGTTACTGAACAAATagaacatgaaaagaaaacattGTATTACTCCATATAAAACTTGCTGCCATGTAAATTTTTGTCATTCAGTTTTATCTCTTGTgataaacaaatacaaaacaattACCTGACAACCCAACATGACTGAAATAGCGGAAATGTTACTTAGCACTGAAAGTGCTGCAATACAAAAAATAAGTTAAATACTACTGTAGACGATAATTTAGCTTTCACAATCACAGTTAACTGCTTAAGCCACATGTGGCATCGCACAATACAACGCTCATGGTAACATTAGTCCCgcaagatttgtttgtttgcttaacgcccagccgaccacgaagggccatatcagggcggtgctgctttgacatataacgtgcgccacacacaagacagaagtcgcagcacaggcttcatgtctcacccagtcaccttattctgacaccggaccaaccagtcttagcactaaccccataatgccagacgccaggcggagcagccactagattgccaattttaaagtcttaggtatgacccggccggggttcgaacccatgacctcccgatcacgtgacggacaccttaccactaggccaaccgtgccggtcgaaACTTCTGAGGAGTAACAATGATGTGGTAAGTGGGAGGAGGAACCTGTCAATTATTTGTGAAAACAGAAAAGTACTTGAATGGGAGCTGACTCTGCAGGATGATAGTAGCCGTGCTGGTGGTCTAGGGTTGAATAAGTTGCGCAAGCGGGTCAGAGGTTACTTCTAGTCCGAGAGCGTTACCACAGGCAGTAAAACTAGGCTAGTTAACCGTTAACGGTGTGCATGTAGTAAGCCTGTCCGAGACAGCTGTCCTTTCCAGTTCCACAAGTACGTGACAATACTGACATGCTGTGGGTCCGCACACTTATCACATCACTGTTACTCCTTTCAAGTCCCTTATGGCAGTTATGCCTTGTTATGGGACTGACATTGCCGACTATGTCCTTGTGTTGCACAATGCTACATGTGGCTTAAGGCCGAGTTAACGTCAACGGTTTATTTTCTCTAATATCATGCTCACTAATAGTAACAGAAGACCAAGCAACCAAAATGAttcaaaatgaaaatgaatgaTGTACACAGTACACTGTACAGTGAAAATGATCTACAGTAAAACACACACGCCAGTAAATCCAGCACCCTATACTCACGTGACGCTGGTAACGTGACGTTACTTTTCAAAGATGGCGGCTGTATGTTGCTGCTTTAGCGACTGTTTGGGCAATGATATTTTGGTGTGACTAAGAGTAAGACGTATTTTCAACGGACAAAATGTTAATGTTTCAAACCATGAGTAAActttgtgtggttttgtgtgctTGCATGCTTGCGTGCGAAATTCTGCAATCGTAAACAGTGCATGTTTGAGACTGCGAGGACGTGTACTGCGAGGccggtgtgtgcgtgtcactgtgtgtttgaGACTgcgatgtgcgtgtgcgtgtgactGTATATATGTTTGAGACTGCCAGGTGTGTGCGCGTCAGTGGGGGGCTTACACCACAGGCCAGTGTGTTCATCGTTGAGTTTGAGCGGCACAGTGTTAGTGTATACAACTGAAGTTGGTTGTTCTTACTCTAAAGATGCAAACCGAACAAGACAGACACCACTGGAGTCATTTGAGATCAATATTATTATTCAATATTGTAGTAACTGTTTTAATATAATAGTAGTAGTAATCAGGTATACCTGTACGAAAGAGGATCTGATAATCATCTTTAGTTGAAtacatgtattttatttttgcatACATAAAAAAAGATCAAAAATGCTGGATAGTATGAACACTGAAAACATAATCTGATACTTTTAATGTGGTAACTGGTTGTTCATAGTTTGAGCCTAAGCATATGTACGCATACATCTCATCTGAATGATAAAGCCCACAGACTGCAGGGGTAATTTTATTCAATTCCTGACTTAATAAATTAATTTCTTTTGAGCTGGGATTTATTAAACTGAGtctatttctttttttaaattttcgtTGCGTGAAGTGATATTTGCTTCGCTGTGTTTCGTTGTTCTTGTTAGGTGGAAATTTAAGTGTTACCTCCGGTTCTACGATGCCTGAACAGTCTTCAATACCCTTTCCGACTCTTAATGCAGAATTTATATTTAGAAGGATGGCTTTTAAGGCATCTGTGGTTTGTGTTTTGTGCACAAGATCTTTGAGTTCAGTAATTTTAAATAATATCCTGTTTTTTAGTTGTTGGTTGTCCAGACAGACATTGCTGGTTTCACAGTTTGTGTTAAAAAGGAAAGGAGCATAGTACTCTGCATTATGTGTTACTGCTTCTTCTTTAATACTGTTGGATTCAGGTTTGGTTTGGTTGAGTTTGATTTTTAGTGCATGCATATGTTTGCATGTGTAGTGGCCGTGTGTTAGGAAGTCTGCACACTGACATGAAAAAGTACAAGTACAGACACCACACAGACTGCACTGCAGTTTGCACTGGCACGGCTCTTGGTTGTTTAACTGTGTAACTAGGTATGGCTGGCCTTCATCTGTTGAACGTACAAGCCACTCAGTGTCTAAGTTAGTGTTAACAATATAATCATCTTTAATTGTACCCATGGCTGCTGAATGTCGCTTCCTTATTTCTTTAGTGCGGAAGGTTACTTTACCTTTCTCTGCTTTGATGAACTGCTCAGACATAATTCTTGGCATATATTGGAACAGGACATGTATCAGAAAATCAAcgcgtgtgttttgttttgaattaaAGTACACAGCTTTCAACACTCTGTGAAATGCCTCAGCATACATGTTTGTATTGGCTAAGGAACCAATACGATGACAGGTTGCCCAAAGCAACACTTTTTCTTTACATACATAATAAGGATAAAAGTAATCGTGGAACGCTTTATGTCTCAGTTGAAGAAAACCAAGAAATTCCTGCAGTTGTCTGTTAAAGATCCCTGGGTCTGTCTCCATTTGAACCATTTTTAGGTATGCATACACCTCTGCCTGGTCTTCCTGTTAAGGTTTTTTCATCTTCTTTGTTAGCGATAGCCCATGCCACAGGTACATTTTCTTGATAGTCATCTTTAACAAGTAAAGTTACAAGTAAAAAGTCATATTGGGTGGTTTTGTGTGTTGAGTCAATACAAACCATTTTGTTAGCTTGTCTGTTCATCATTTCTCTTTGAAATTGTGTTTGAATACATAGTAAAAAATCGTTCTCCTGCAGAGTGTCAGTGTCCTTAGTTTGTCCCTGTGGTTTGTAATAAATGATGggattgtctgtttctgtggcTAGCTGATCTACCCATAG from Littorina saxatilis isolate snail1 linkage group LG16, US_GU_Lsax_2.0, whole genome shotgun sequence encodes the following:
- the LOC138951278 gene encoding uncharacterized protein; this translates as MCHLRLSDDLRSLIAAKLQPGIEPHKLLTEIQNNITNIDRDTLATRQDILNIRKQYNIPHIQKDAADGMSTHLWVDQLATETDNPIIYYKPQGQTKDTDTLQENDFLLCIQTQFQREMMNRQANKMVCIDSTHKTTQYDFLLVTLLVKDDYQENVPVAWAIANKEDEKTLTGRPGRGVCIPKNGSNGDRPRDL
- the LOC138950161 gene encoding proteasome subunit beta type-4-like isoform X2; its protein translation is MATPAFPTSFVPGPLWGNGPTPGQVYNFPGAATAPDQWGTQRTLNPSVTTTSVLAVKYKDGVVMAADMLGSYGSLARYRNCPRLQKINDKTILGCSGDYADFQFLSNIINQRVVEEECLNDGFSYTPPGLHSWLTRVMYNRRSQFNPLWNTYLVGGIHQEKPFLGYVDKIGIAYEADTIATGFGAYLALPILRDAVEKNKKMEEKQAVELIDRCMKLLFYRDARSLNKYQVAVVTKKGSEIRGPIVSEANWEIAHMVKGYE